The genomic stretch CACGAGGTCGAGACCGTCGAGGACGGCGAGCAGGCCGTGCGTGCCGTGCTGGCCGGCGGGTACGACCTGGTGTTCATGGACTGCCAGCTGCCCGTGCTCGACGGCCTGGCCGCGACCGAGGAGATCAGGAGCCGCGAGGAGACGCGTACCCCGATCATCGCGATGACCGCGGCGGCCATGCCGGACGACCGGATCCGGTGCCTGGAAGCAGGCATGGACGACCATCTGGCCAAGCCGGTGGACTGGCCGCGCGTGCTCGCCAGGATTCCGGAGTGGGCGTCATACGCCGGCCTTCCGCCCGAGCTGGCGGGCCTGTCGGCGGAGGCGGTGGCGGATGTCGCGCAGGCGTACCTGGCGACCGCGCGGCAGACGTTCGAGGATCTGCTCCGGGCGGCGCGGGACGGCGATCTGCCCGAGGTGGCGGCGCTGGCGCACCGGCTCAAGGGGAGTTGCGCCACCGTCGGGGCCGGGCGGGAGGCGGCGTTGTGCCAGCGGGTGGAGGAGCTGGCGCGGACGGGGAACCTCGAGGAGGAGCTCCTCGAGGACCTGGACGAGCTGCTCCGAGCGACCCCTGAGTGGATGAACGCGCACCAATCCTGACCGTCAGGCGACGACCACGTCCAGGAAGATCGGTTTCTTGGCGGCGAGCAACTCGGCTCCTGACTTGTCGGTCATCTTCCAATAAATCTTGCATCGGGCGGGGGAGTCGGCGGCGCGGACGCGTACCGCGATCTCCACGGACTCGCCCGGTTGGACAGTGCGGATCTCGACCCGTTTCGGAGCTTTGCACGGGGTGTCGTTCAGCCGGGTGAGATAGCGGTTCGTCCAGGGGACGGTGCCGGCGTTCCTGATCCGCCAGACCTTGGTGAACTCCGCCCCCTTCCGCACCACCGTACCGTCCGGATGCGTGACGTCCCCTTCGAAGACGGAGTCGTCGAACAAGGAGACCGATGGCGCCGGGGTGCTCCGGGCGGCGGGCTCGGCCTGCCCCGAGGGAGGGGCGAGCCAGGCGAAGAGCGCGGCCCCGACGCCGGCCGCGCCGGCCACGACCGCCGCGATCAGGGATGTGGCAGGAGCGGATCGGGCTCGGGATTCGGGATGCTGCACCATGAGTGCCTCGGTCTCGGTGGGCCCGGCCACCGTCTCGAGGTCTGCGGCGGCATGGGGCGCGGTCTCGGTGTGCGGGGCGGCATCGGGCGCGGTCTCGGTGCCGGCGCCCGTGGCGTGTGCGGCCTGCTCCCAGCGGGCCCGCCATTCGCGTCTGATCTCCTCGGGGTCCTGGCCCAGCCGGTCGACCGCGAGAACCCGGACGAACTCCCACGTCGTCTCCCAGGTGGGCAGCGCGCTCCCGCGGGCCGCGGCCGCCAGCGACGACTTCGAGGCCGCCGCCCCGAGGCGGGAGGCCATCTCCGCGAACGACGGGTCGCCCGCCTGCTCCTTGAGCTCCCAGAGGTGGTGTGCGAACAGCGCGACCGGGCCGGACGCCGGATCCGGCCGGATGGGCTTGCGCCCCCGCCGCGACGCCGCCCCTTCGTCCTGTGACATCCCACGGAGGCTACCAAAACCCTCCAAAGGGGGCCGGGCCCCGGCGGCGCGGCCGGGGCCCGGCATGGGACAGGGAATCAGGACGTCAGCCGCAGTGCGAGACTTCCGTGATGGACTGCACGGTGGGGCGGGCCCCCTTGAACTTCTTCTTGTCGAAGTCCCCGCCCCGAACCCAGATGCAGGCATCCTTCGCCTGCGCGACCCGGATCTTGATCCCCCTCGAGTGCTTGCAGCGGTTGTGGAAGTAGACGGTGACGCTCGTCGTGCCGTCGTCGCCGTAGGAGTAGCTGAAGCAGCGCGTCTTCCCCCGGATGACGTCGAGCGCCTGCTGCGGGGCGGCGGACACGGCCGTGCTCGCGGCGGTATTCGCAACGGCGAACGACGGAGCCGCCGCCGCCGAAGTGGCGAACATCGAGGCGGTCATCGCGCCGACGGCGAGCATGACTTTCCCGCGAATTCTCATGCGAATTTCCCCCATTTCGCTGGGCGGTGGTTTTCGTTTGCTTCCGCCATCACTGTCGCGCGCCGTCGCCGCGGCTGCCAAGCGATCATTGTCCGAACATTGTCCATTGCCTTTTGGACAATGAAAACGCGCAGGTCAGAGCGAGCAGTCGCAGCACTCGCAACAATGGCGGCACTCGCCGTCCGCATGTCGGCAATAGCAGCGGTCGCCGCACGGGCGGCCGGCTAGTTCGCTCCGTCTCGGCCGCCACATTCCGCAGCTGAAAAACGTCGCCACGCCGCCCGCCGACGTTCTGATCCGGCCGGGATTTTCGTAGGAAGCGGTGAATGTACGATTCACTGCCCGGCGTATTTCGGTGTCGAGCAGCGCCGCGAGCCGCGCCCGCGCGCCCACCACCTCGGCCGTGCGGAACCGCCAGCCGGGCCGCGTGCCCGTACGACGAGCCGGCGCGATGGCGGACGGCACCGTGCGATTGCGGTCTTCCGCCATCGAGGTCGGCGGTCCGCCCCCATGGTGGCCCGGGCGGCGGCTGCCTAGCGTGGGACGGCGTGATCAGTCTCAAGGGTTTGAGCAAACGCTATGGTGACCGGTTCGTCGTCGACGACCTGTCGCTGGAGTTGAAGCCCGGCACGGTGACCGGTTTCCTCGGGCCGAACGGGGCCGGCAAATCGACGACGATGCGGCTCGTGCTCGGGCTCGACCACCCCACCTCGGGCACCGCCTTGATCGGCGGCAGACCGTACCGGGAGATCAGGAACCCCTTGCGCACGGTTGGAGCGTTGCTCGACGCGCGGGCGCTGCACCCCGGCCGCAGCGGGTACGCGCACCTGGCGGCCCTGGCGAGCAGCAACGGCATCCCGCGGCGGCGCGTCGCGGAGGTGCTGGAGACCGTCGGGATGGCCGGCGCGGCCCGCAAGCGGGCCGGGACGCTGTCGCTCGGCATGAGCCAGCGGCTCGGGATCGCGGCGGCGCTGCTGGGCGACCCCGAGGTGCTGATGTTCGACGAGCCCGTCAACGGGCTGGACCCCGACGGGGTGCGCTGGGTACGCGGCCTCATGAGGTCCCTGGCCGCCGAGGGCCGCACCGTGTTCGTCTCCAGCCACCTCATGAGCGAGATGCAGCTGACCGCCGACCACTTGGTGGTGATCGGGAAGGGGCGGCTGCTCATGGACGCCCCGCTGGCGGAGGTCATCGCGGGCAGCTCGCTGACGGCCGTGGTCGTCCGCACGCCGCACGTCAGGGAGCTGGCCGCGCGGCTGCGCGCCGCCGGGGTCGAGGTGGCGCGGCACGCGGAGAACGAGCTGGTCGCCACCGGGGCGCCGATCGAGAGAGTGGGCGATCTGGCGCACGAGGCGGGAATCAGGTTGCACGAGCTGCGTACCCGGGAGGCGTCGCTCGAGCAGGCGTACCAGGAGCTGACGGCGGACAGCGTCGAGTACGGCGCGGGGAAGGGGCAGGCGTGAGCATGTTGTGGCAGGCGGTCGGCGCCGAATGGGGCAAGTTGTGGTCGGTGCGGTCGACGTGGTGGTGCCTGGCCGCCGCGACGGTGCTCACGGTGCTCAGCGCCCTGACGCTGGGCGGCGCGACGGCCACGGATGCGCTGCGCGGGGAGAGCCCGGCCACCGCGGTCGTCGCGAGCGAGCCCGTGGTGTCCGCGACCTCGTTCGCCCAGTTCGCGCTGGTGGCGCTGGCAATGCTGGTGATCACCTCCGAGTACGCCTCCGGCTCCGTTCGCGTCACGCTGCAGGCCACGCCGGTCCGCGGCGTGATGCTGGCCGCGAAGGCGCTGGTCGTGGCGCCGGTGATGGCCGCGGCAGGCGTGCTGTCAGGCGCCGTGGCGACGGCCGCCGTCTACGTGCTGCTGTCCGCCGACGTGTTCGGCGGGCTGGTCGTGCTGCCCGCCGGGGAGGTCGTGCTGGACCTGCTCGCCGTAGGCCTGTTCTACGCACTGGTGTCGGTGATGACCGTGGGCGTGGGCACCGCCATGCGCAGCGCGGCAGGCACCCTCACCATCGTGTTCATGATGCTCATGGGTCTGCCGCTGCTGCTGCTCATGACCGGCAGCCAGGCGGCGCTGGACGCGTCGCTGCGCATGCCGCTGTTCGCGGGGCTGGCGTTCATGGGCAGCACCGACAACATGACCGGCGGGCCGATCCCGTACTCGGCGGGCGAAGGACTGGTCTGGCTGCTGGCCTGGACCGCGGCCGCGCTGGCGACGGGCCACGCGGTGCTGCGCCGCCGCGACGCCTAGACTCGGCCCGTGGCAGCGTCGGATCACGGTCAGCGGGCCGCCCGCGTGCTGGCCGGCGTGCTTCTGGGGATGGCGCTGGGCATCGCCGAGCTGGCCTTCCTGAGCGTGGCATGGCCCGCGTCGATGGTCCCCGCGACCCGCCCCGCCGCCGCGCGGGGCCTGGCCTGGCTGGTGTCCGTCGAACGTGCCAGGCTTGCCCGATGGTTCGGCCACGAGACGGCGGGGGAGGCCGGCTACGGCTTCCTCGCCGCCCGCGCCGCGCTGGGGGTGCTCGGCGGCTACGTCTGCGCTTCGGCCCTGTTCATCACCGGCCTGCTCCTGCTCGGCGGGTCGTGGGACGTGGCCTTGGGCCGGTCCGAGCAGGTGCCCGTGAACCTGCCGGGAGTGAAGCTGGTCACCAGCAGCGGCGTGCTCGGCCTGACCAGCGGGATGGCGCTGCTGGTCCTGACCGCCCTCATGATCCTGGCCGTCGGATCCCTCGAACGGCGGCTGGCCGGCCGCTTCCTCGGCCCCGACCGCCACGAGCAGATGAGCAGACGCATCGCCGAGCTGACCGCGACCCGCTCCGGCATCGTCAAGGCCGTGGACGACGAACGCCGCAGAATCGAACGCGACCTGCACGACGGAGTGCAGCAACGCGGCGTGGCCCTCGCCATGCTCCTCGGCCGCGCCCGGCACAGCGGCGACCACGACAGGACCGGCGAGCTGGTCGCCCAGGCCTACGCCGAGTCGCGGCACCTCCTCGACGAGCTGAGGAGCGTGGCCTGGCGCATTTACCCCACCGCACTCGACGAGCTGGGCTTGCGTGCCGCGCTCGCCGGCGTGGCCGAGCGGTCCAGCGTGCCGGTGACCGTGCACCACGGACTGGCCGAGCGGCCGGTCTCCGAGATCGAGACCGCCCTCTACTTCGTGGCCCGCGAGGCCATCACGAACGCGGTCAAACACGCCGGGGCACGTGACATCCTGGTCGTGTTGAGCGAGGACGAGCGGACGGTGCGGGTGGCGATCTCGGACGACGGCAAGGGCGGCGCCGACCCGTCGGGCGGCGGGCTGTCCGGGCTGGCCAGGCGGGTCCTGGCGCTGGACGGCGAGTTCGCCGTGGAGAGCCCGCCCGGCGGCCCCACGAAGATCGTCGCGACGTTGCCGAAGGCCGAGCCGTGCGGGTGATTCTGGCCGACGACTCCGTCCTGTTGCGCGAGGGCCTGACGCGGCTGCTCGACGACGCCGGCCACGAGGTCGTCGCCGCCGTCGGCGACGCGCCCGCGCTGCTCGACGCCGTCGAACACCACCGCCCGGACGTGGCCGTGATCGACGTCCGCATGCCGCCGGCCCA from Nonomuraea polychroma encodes the following:
- a CDS encoding ABC transporter ATP-binding protein, with the translated sequence MISLKGLSKRYGDRFVVDDLSLELKPGTVTGFLGPNGAGKSTTMRLVLGLDHPTSGTALIGGRPYREIRNPLRTVGALLDARALHPGRSGYAHLAALASSNGIPRRRVAEVLETVGMAGAARKRAGTLSLGMSQRLGIAAALLGDPEVLMFDEPVNGLDPDGVRWVRGLMRSLAAEGRTVFVSSHLMSEMQLTADHLVVIGKGRLLMDAPLAEVIAGSSLTAVVVRTPHVRELAARLRAAGVEVARHAENELVATGAPIERVGDLAHEAGIRLHELRTREASLEQAYQELTADSVEYGAGKGQA
- a CDS encoding NBR1-Ig-like domain-containing protein; translation: MSQDEGAASRRGRKPIRPDPASGPVALFAHHLWELKEQAGDPSFAEMASRLGAAASKSSLAAAARGSALPTWETTWEFVRVLAVDRLGQDPEEIRREWRARWEQAAHATGAGTETAPDAAPHTETAPHAAADLETVAGPTETEALMVQHPESRARSAPATSLIAAVVAGAAGVGAALFAWLAPPSGQAEPAARSTPAPSVSLFDDSVFEGDVTHPDGTVVRKGAEFTKVWRIRNAGTVPWTNRYLTRLNDTPCKAPKRVEIRTVQPGESVEIAVRVRAADSPARCKIYWKMTDKSGAELLAAKKPIFLDVVVA
- a CDS encoding sensor histidine kinase, giving the protein MAASDHGQRAARVLAGVLLGMALGIAELAFLSVAWPASMVPATRPAAARGLAWLVSVERARLARWFGHETAGEAGYGFLAARAALGVLGGYVCASALFITGLLLLGGSWDVALGRSEQVPVNLPGVKLVTSSGVLGLTSGMALLVLTALMILAVGSLERRLAGRFLGPDRHEQMSRRIAELTATRSGIVKAVDDERRRIERDLHDGVQQRGVALAMLLGRARHSGDHDRTGELVAQAYAESRHLLDELRSVAWRIYPTALDELGLRAALAGVAERSSVPVTVHHGLAERPVSEIETALYFVAREAITNAVKHAGARDILVVLSEDERTVRVAISDDGKGGADPSGGGLSGLARRVLALDGEFAVESPPGGPTKIVATLPKAEPCG
- a CDS encoding ABC transporter, which encodes MSMLWQAVGAEWGKLWSVRSTWWCLAAATVLTVLSALTLGGATATDALRGESPATAVVASEPVVSATSFAQFALVALAMLVITSEYASGSVRVTLQATPVRGVMLAAKALVVAPVMAAAGVLSGAVATAAVYVLLSADVFGGLVVLPAGEVVLDLLAVGLFYALVSVMTVGVGTAMRSAAGTLTIVFMMLMGLPLLLLMTGSQAALDASLRMPLFAGLAFMGSTDNMTGGPIPYSAGEGLVWLLAWTAAALATGHAVLRRRDA